In the genome of Arachis stenosperma cultivar V10309 chromosome 6, arast.V10309.gnm1.PFL2, whole genome shotgun sequence, the window gcattcaataaatgtgTTTACACTACATTGTATTTTATAGTATTACATTATACTACATAACGTATTTATATTGTGTGTAATTTGCAAATAGTTGATTTTATAAATCCCTCCCCAAATACCAAAGAAATCAAAATCTTCCCAAAATACCATTTGAATGTCtacagcttcttcttcttctacctctAAGAATACACTTGGAAGgaactgcttcttcttcaatctcaCTGCTTCTTCTCCCCTGCTGACCACTGCTCCTTCTTCCCTAGCCTTCCTGTAGGTGATGGGTGTGATTTTTCCGGCGACCCACTGGCAAAACCTTCCGCAAATACCCCTGTAATGTccacttcttcttctacaaCCTCACTGCTTCCTCTACCCTTCCTATAGGTGACGGGTTTGATTTTTCCAGCGACCCACTCGCAAAACCTTCCCCAAATACCCGTGTATTATCCAGAGCTTCCTCTTCTACCTCACTGTTCCTCAAACCGTTCCTGTAGTTGAAGTGTTTGATTTTTCCGGCGACCCACTCGCAAGACCTTCCCCCAAATACCCGTGTAATGTCAACAGCCTCTTCTTCTACCTCATTCCTCTGATTTCTTCGGTCACTCATCGTTAGTGACAGATTTTTTCGAACCCCGTCGAAGACCCTGCTTACTGCTTCTTCGTCTAGGGTTACGCGGTTGTCCTTTCCTGTGACTCACAAGCGGAGTGAAGTATTTCCGAAACCATCGAAGAACATAACTCATCCCCTTGCCGGGAACGGTTCCGTCGATCCACGTCGATAACCCTCTCGAAAAACCATTGTAAGGCCTACTGCTTCTTGTTATAGCTGATTCGTTTCTTTTTGTTGTCGATTTTCATAACCAATTTTGCGTGATTTGTTCTGTTATTCACTTTCTTTAATCACCATTAATCAAAGCAGATTGTTTCACTTTTGAATGCAATAGTTGATAATAGTTGTTCATGGTGGTGTTTAATGTTAATCAGATTGATGGCCAGTGATGCATGCTCCTCAAACACGAGACGAGGCAGAGGCGAAGCCGGCGGACAACAGGAACTGATAGCTGGATATGCAAGTTCAAGTTCACTGCAACCTATGATTGTAACAGATGGTGTTGCCCCAAAATGCTTCTGCGGAAAATATGCTATCTGTTACTTGTCAAAGACAGACAGCAACCCGAATAGGCTGATTTTTGGATGCCCATTGTTAAAGGTAAGCACCCAATTCTTCATGTATGATCACTAAGTTTATGCTAAAATTggctaaattttgaatttttggaaTGGAGGTTTAGAATATAGACTTTGGTTATTTTTCCCTAGATCAAGTTGTTGTGGATGTGTTTTTTAGTTGTTTAATGGCATGCCTATTGGTtatgaaaatgatttgattttgtgAGCGATATGCTGTTAGATTGGGTTGATATTGTATATGATTTGATATTGATGCTGGTTAATTATGAAGAATGATTGAGAACTAGAAAAAAGTTGATTTCTTGAAAATAGATGTATCTAGATTAAAAATGTTGATTTTGACATGAATTCACATGGAACCTGATCTGATATAAAAATGGctttaaaatttgaaaggatTTTTAATATTTAGCCTTTATGGATTAATTACATTCACATATGTGTATTAGATTGAATTGGAGTGTTTTGTACCACCATACATTCATTGTGTTCTATTTGATATAGGTGACAGAATCACACTGCAAATTCTTTCTCTGGGTTGATGACCACATTGTAAGGGTCAGAGCGAGGGAGGCTACAAGGGGATCGGGTGATGGGAAGCAgaatcatgttgaagaacattTGGGAATGGATAACCTGATGGCACATGTCGAGGAAAGAATAGTAAACCTAGAGAAGCTGCTGAACAAGAAAAGTATACAAGCAGAGTTGAGGAAGAAGACTAGAGAAGCAGCTGCAAGAGAGATGGAGGCTTCATCAACAAAGTCTAACCATTAGATCAAAACCGGAACCTGAAGCACCTCTATTAGGTTGAGAAACTTAAGAATAATTTTCTTCTTTCAGAATTTTCCTGCTAGATTGTAGACACACAATTGCTTGAAGCTTTTAAAGCAAAAATTGTCGATGTGGTTTATTTGATATGGGCAACATGGTTGGAATTTGATTATTTTCTACCTATAGATACGTATATGTTTTATGGtatttatttttgtgacttAGTTATCAAAGTTCCCTACTAATTTCAGTAGCATATGAAGGCTAATATGTTGTAGTAAGTCAGCCTGAATACCAGAAAATAGCAACCTTTTTATTAGTGAAACGAATGCTTAAGATTGCAGTCATGTTATAACTCAATCTTCGGCAATTCTGTAAGAGTAGGAAGGTGAAGGGCATGACAATATACACCGATGATTTGGTGACTTCCATGACAAATCATGCAGCCACCACAATAGATAATTGACAAGatctatttttcttcttatatACTAGTGTGCAGCATAAATTTTAAGTTGTGAGAGAATGAAGAAGCTGAAAGTAAACTAGAATGTTATGTTAGGCTTTGGAAATTTGTTGAATTGCAACTTGTTAGTcaagtttaattgctttcatttCAGAAAATTTCCTGCATAGGTTTCCATATTCCTAATCCCTTGAACCTAAATAAATCTTAACACTTGTAGTTTATATGATCATGATGAATGGCCACTGCTTTGTTCTAATACACATAAATTGTTCAGCAAAGGAGAGCAGCTATGATGCCTGAAATAAGCTAGCCTGTCTGTTAACATAATGGATTTTAAAGGCTTTATCTCATCAGGTATTGAAGTTGTAGATCATCATATTTATACCCTTGCACATGATGTATAATACTCCAATTAAAAGATCTGACTTTTTAAAATACCATAACATCCCATTATTGCTGAATCCTTTGTTTGCTCAATTTGTTTGACTTTATTCACCCCTTCATGCACTCGATTGAATTCCTATTACTCTATTAACCAAAGTAAATGAACGAGTGCTAATGGGTTGATCATTTCAGCGACGTGGCCGTGGAGGTAGAGTGCAACCTGGAGTTTGTTTATGGAGTGCTAATGGCTTATTGCAGGTCTTACCAAGTTATCATGTACTGGGTTGCTCTGTTTTTCttcttataaaataatattcaaCGACTATATGGCTTATTGCAGGTTTTACCGTGCACTGGGCTAGGTTCTGCCATCGTCCAACAAAGCAGTGGTGTATACAATTGTTATCCTGAAACCCAGGGCCATCATGTAAGTTTCTCTTGTGACATTGCCCGTTTATATGTCTGTTTATTTGTCGTCTTCTTTGGTCGAATCGTGTTACATAGGAAAATTTTGGTTGAATTATAGGTCGAATTGTCTCGATTGACGATTATACAGGATGAGTTCTGGTTAGGTATTAAGGTGTAACATAGTATATGATCAAAGGTCATCGAAATTTTTTTCCCCAGTGTTTTTTACTCTAATTAACTGACTATTTAGTCTTTCTGTCATACTTGGGATTGGGCTGGGTCAACTAACCTGGAAAGACATTTTTTTTTGGTAGTTCAAGTCTATCTAAAAGTAAAGTGGGCTATCTATCAATTTGGGCCAGCTACAAAAACAATTAGTGGATAATTCAAGTGAGGATTAATGCAGCAACTGGCTTGAAACCTGTTAAGCCCAACTCTCTCCGGAATTTTAAAAGAAAACCAAGTTTTTCCAGGTAACTATTTATTCCATTCATGTGTGTGTTAACCGTTAATTTGATCAATCTTTTTTTGGAATAGCATTTCTTGATTGAATATTCGCGTAAAATCTTAGTAGGTTAACTGTTATTTCTCACATAATCCCTATACTAGGATGGTTATAAACAAAATAACACCATTATAAATATCCTGTACATGAGGAACACTACATGACACATCGAATTAGATAGATTGAGGTTGTTATACAAccatttctcttagttttggcTCTTTCAAACCAATGTAAAACATACAATTGTAAAGACCATTCACTGAAAGAAAAAACACTAGGAATTAACCAGTGTCATAACAGTTCTGGGGATTtcattcacaaaaaaaaaacataattaactTCAACCAGAATACTAAATATAGAGTTTCAACCAAGTTCCACAATACATGTAGTCGGAGTAGATCTAAATGTCAATTATTTCTAGACAGGAAACATCCCTGCAAAATACTTGAGTGTAGACCTTACTGTGATCGGGTGTGGCGTTTCTGGGTATCGCCATGCTCTCCTCACCAATAGATTTCTAGTGCCATGTTCGATGTCATATTCTGTCAACACAAGCTCTCTGTACCTGTAATTGACGAGTAACTCTCTTTCCTTTGAATTGTTCACCAACAAAAGTAGGTTATCATCCACGAATAGTATTGGATTTTCTCTGATGCTTCGACTCGCAAACCTGCAGTATTGCTCTAATATTCTGTTTCCACCGGCGTCTTCATTCAAGTGCCAAATTGCTGCGACATAACCAAATTCATTGTGTGTATGAGCGAGGAGTGCAAGTTTTTCCTTATGGGTTAGTAAATTATGAACGGTATATA includes:
- the LOC130934340 gene encoding uncharacterized protein LOC130934340, producing MASDACSSNTRRGRGEAGGQQELIAGYASSSSLQPMIVTDGVAPKCFCGKYAICYLSKTDSNPNRLIFGCPLLKVTESHCKFFLWVDDHIVRVRAREATRGSGDGKQNHVEEHLGMDNLMAHVEERIVNLEKLLNKKSIQAELRKKTREAAAREMEASSTKSNH